The Drosophila bipectinata strain 14024-0381.07 chromosome 2L, DbipHiC1v2, whole genome shotgun sequence genome has a segment encoding these proteins:
- the Mhc gene encoding myosin heavy chain, muscle isoform X18, translated as MPKPAPNLEDEDPTPYLFVSLEQRRIDQSKPYDSKKNCWIPDEKEGYLLGEIKATKGDIVSVGLPGGETRDLKKDLLQQVNPPKYEKAEDMSNLTYLNDASVLHNLRQRYYNKLIYTYSGLFCVAINPYKRYPVYTNRCAKMYRGKRRNEVPPHIFAISDGAYVDMLTNHVNQSMLITGESGAGKTENTKKVIAYFATVGASTKKDESQKNKGSLEDQVVQTNPVLEAFGNAKTVRNDNSSRFGKFIRIHFGPTGKLAGADIETYLLEKARVISQQSLERSYHIFYQIMSGSVAGVKDICLLTDNIYDYHIVSQGKVTVPSIDDAEEFSLTDQAFDILGFTKQEKEDVYRITAAVMHMGGMKFKQRGREEQAEQDGEEEGGRVSKLFGCDTAELYKNLLKPRIKVGNEFVTQGRNVQQVTNSIGALCKGVFDRLFKWLVKKCNETLDTQQKRQHFIGVLDIAGFEIFDYNGFEQLCINFTNEKLQQFFNHHMFVLEQEEYKREGIDWAFIDFGMDLLACIDLIEKPMGILSILEEESMFPKATDQTFSEKLTNTHLGKSAPFQKPKPPKPGQQAAHFAIGHYAGVVAYNITGWLEKNKDPLNDTVVDQFKKSQNKLLIEIFADHAGQSGGGEQAKGGRGKKGGGFATVSSAYKEQLNSLMTTLRSTQPHFVRCIIPNEMKQPGLVDAHLVMHQLTCNGVLEGIRICRKGFPNRMVYPDFKMRYMILAPAIMAAEKVAKTAAGKCLEAVGLDPDMYRIGHTKVFFRAGVLGQMEEFRDERLGKIMSWMQAWARGYLSRKGFKKLQEQRVALKVVQRNLRKYLQLRTWPWYKLWQKVKPLLNVSRIEDEIARLEEKAKKAEELHAAEVKVRKELEALNAKLLAEKTALLDSLSGEKGQLQDFQERNAKLTAQKNDLENQLRDIQERLTQEEDARNQLFQQKKKADQEISGLKKDIEDLELNIQKAEQDKATKDHQIRNLNDEIAHQDELINKLNKEKKMQGESNQKTGEELQAAEDKINHLNKVKAKLEQTLDELEDSLEREKKVRGDVEKSKRKVEGDLKLTQEAVADLERNKKELEQTIQRKDKELSSITAKLEDEQVVVGKHQRQIKELQARIEELEEEVEAERQARAKAEKQRADLARELEELGERLEEAGGATSAQIELNKKREAELSKLRRDLEEANIQHESTLANLRKKHNDAVAEMAEQVDQLNKLKAKAEHDRQTCHNELNQTRTACDQLGRDKAAQEKIAKQLQHTLNEVQSKLDETNRTLNDFDASKKKLSIENSDLLRQLEEAESQVSQLSKIKISLTTQLEDTKRLADEESRERATLLGKFRNLEHDLDNLREQVEEEAEGKADLQRQLSKANAEAQVWRSKYESDGVARSEELEEAKRKLQARLAEAEETIESLNQKCIGLEKTKQRLSTEVEDLQLEVDRANAIANAAEKKQKAFDKIIGEWKLKVDDLAAELDASQKECRNYSTELFRLKGAYEEGQEQLEAVRRENKNLADEVKDLLDQIGEGGRNIHEIEKARKRLEAEKDELQAALEEAEAALEQEENKVLRAQLELSQVRQEIDRRIQEKEEEFENTRKNHQRALDSMQASLEAEAKGKAEALRMKKKLEADINELEIALDHANKANAEAQKNIKRYQQQLKDIQTALEEEQRARDDAREQLGISERRANALQNELEESRTLLEQADRGRRQAEQELADAHEQLNEVSAQNASISAAKRKLESELQTLHSDLDELLNEAKNSEEKAKKAMVDAARLADELRAEQDHAQTQEKLRKALEQQIKELQVRLDEAEANALKGGKKAIQKLEQRVRELENELDGEQRRHADAQKNLRKSERRIKELSFQSEEDRKNHERMQDLVDKLQQKIKTYKRQIEEAEEIAALNLAKFRKAQQELEEAEERADLAEQAISKFRAKGRAGSVGRGASPAPRATSVRPQFDGLAFPPRFDLAPENEF; from the exons ATGCCGAAGCCAGCTCCAAATCTTGAGGATGAGGATCCCACCCCATACCTGTTCGTGTCTCTGGAACAGAGACGTATCGATCAATCGAAACCCTATGATTCGAAGAAGAACTGTTGGATCCCCGACGAGAAGGAGGGTTATCTCCTTGGTGAGATCAAGGCCACCAAGGGCGATATCGTCTCCGTCGGCTTGCCTGGTGGAGAG acacGAGACCTCAAGAAAGATCTGCTCCAGCAAGTGAACCCTCCAAAATACGAAAAAGCTGAGGATATGTCCAACTTGACATACCTTAACGATGCCTCTGTGCTCCATAACTTGAGACAGAGATACTACAACAAGCTCATCTAC ACCTACTCTGGTCTTTTCTGCGTTGCCATCAATCCTTACAAGCGCTACCCCGTATATACCAACCGTTGCGCTAAGATGTACCGTGGCAAGCGCCGTAATGAGGTGCCACCCCACATTTTCGCCATCTCTGACGGTGCCTACGTCGACATGTTGACCAACCACGTGAATCAATCTATGTTGATCACCGGTGAGTCTGGTGCCGGAAAGACTGAGAACACCAAGAAGGTCATTGCGTACTTCGCCACTGTTGGCGCTTCCACCAAGAAGGATGAGTCGCAGAAGAACAAGGGTTCCCTGGAAGATCAGGTTGTGCAGACTAACCCTGTGCTTGAGGCTTTCGGTAATGCCAAGACCGTGCGTAACGATAACTCTTCTCGTTTC GGTAAATTCATCCGTATCCACTTCGGACCTACTGGTAAACTGGCTGGTGCTGATATTGAGACCT ATCTGCTGGAGAAGGCCCGTGTCATCTCCCAGCAGTCCCTGGAGCGTTCCTACCACATCTTCTACCAGATCATGTCTGGCTCCGTTGCCGGTGTTAAAG ACATTTGTCTGTTGACCGATAACATCTACGATTACCACATTGTCTCCCAGGGCAAGGTCACTGTACCCAGTATCGATGATGCTGAGGAGTTCTCCCTCACCGAT CAAGCCTTCGACATTCTGGGCTTCACCAAGCAGGAGAAGGAGGATGTGTACAGGATCACCGCCGCTGTCATGCACATGGGTGGCATGAAGTTCAAGCAACGTGGTCGCGAGGAGCAGGCTGAGCAGGACGGTGAGGAGGAGGGTGGCCGTGTGTCCAAGCTGTTCGGCTGCGACACCGCTGAGCTGTACAAGAACTTGCTCAAGCCCCGCATCAAGGTCGGTAACGAGTTCGTCACCCAGGGCCGTAACGTCCAGCAGGTCACCAACTCGATCGgtgccctctgcaagggtgtcTTCGATCGTCTGTTCAAGTGGCTGGTCAAGAAGTGTAACGAGACTCTGGATACCCAGCAGAAGCGTCAGCACTTCATTGGTGTACTGGATATTGCTGGTTTTGAAATCTTCGAC TACAACGGTTTCGAGCAACTGTGTATTAACTTCACCAACGAGAAGTTGCAACAATTCTTCAACCATCACATGTTCGTTTTGGAGCAAGAAGAATACAAGAGGGAAGGTATCGATTGGGCCTTCATCGATTTCGGTATGGACTTGTTGGCCTGTATCGATCTGATTGAAAAG CCTATGGGTATCCTGTCCATCCTTGAAGAAGAGTCTATGTTCCCCAAGGCCACCGATCAGACCTTCTCGGAGAAGCTGACCAACACCCATTTGGGCAAGTCGGCTCCATTCCAGAAGCCCAAGCCCCCAAAGCCCGGCCAGCAGGCTGCCCACTTTGCCATCGGCCATTATGCTGGTGTTGTGGCCTACAACATCACCGGTTGGTTGGAGAAGAACAAGGATCCTCTGAACGACACTGTTGTCGACCAGTTCAAGAAGTCGCAGAACAAGCTGCTGATCGAAATCTTCGCCGATCACGCCGGACAGTCGGGCGGCGGTGAACAGGCCAAGGGAGGTCGTGGCAAGAAGGGCGGTGGCTTCGCCACTGTGTCCTCTGCCTACAAGGAGCAGTTGAACAGCTTGATGACCACTCTGCGCTCCACCCAGCCTCACTTCGTCCGTTGCATCATTCCCAACGAGATGAAGCAGCCTGGACTTGTTGATGCCCACTTGGTCATGCACCAGCTGACCTGTAACGGTGTGCTTGAAGGTATCCGTATTTGCCGTAAGGGCTTCCCCAACAGGATGGTCTACCCTGACTTCAAGATGCG TTACATGATTCTGGCCCCGGCCATCATGGCGGCCGAAAAGGTGGCCAAGACTGCGGCCGGCAAGTGTTTGGAAGCCGTCGGACTGGATCCCGATATGTATCGCATTGGTCACACCAAG GTGTTCTTCCGCGCCGGTGTCCTGGGTCAGATGGAGGAGTTCCGTGATGAGCGTCTGGGCAAGATCATGTCCTGGATGCAGGCCTGGGCCCGTGGTTACCTGTCCCGTAAGGGCTTCAAGAAGCTCCAGGAACAGCGCGTCGCCCTCAAGGTTGTCCAGCGCAATCTGCGCAAATACCTGCAGCTCCGCACCTGGCCATGGTACAAACTGTGGCAGAAGGTCAAGCCCCTCCTCAACGTCAGCCGTATCGAGGATGAGATTGCC CGTCTGGAGGAGAAGGCCAAGAAGGCTGAGGAACTGCATGCCGCTGAAGTGAAAGTACGCAAGGAGCTGGAGGCCCTCAACGCCAAGCTGTTGGCTGAGAAGACCGCCCTGCTGGACTCTCTGTCCGGTGAGAAGGGTCAGCTGCAGGACTTCCAGGAGCGCAACGCCAAGTTGACCGCCCAGAAGAACGACCTCGAGAACCAGCTGCGC GACATCCAAGAGCGCCTGACTCAGGAGGAAGATGCCCGCAACCAGCTGTTCCAGCAGAAGAAGAAGGCCGACCAGGAGATCTCTGGCCTGAAGAAGGACATCGAGGATCTGGAGCTGAACATCCAGAAGGCCGAGCAGGACAAGGCCACCAAGGATCACCAGATCCGCAACTTGAACGACGAGATCGCCCACCAGGATGAGCTCATCAACAAGCTGAACAAGGAGAAGAAGATGCAGGGCGAGTCCAACCAGAAGACTGGTGAGGAACTGCAGGCCGCCGAGGACAAGATCAACCACTTGAACAAGGTTAAGGCCAAGCTCGAGCAGACCCTCGACGAGCTCGAGGACTCTCTGGAGCGCGAGAAGAAGGTGCGCGGCGATGTTGAGAAGTCCAAGCGCAAGGTTGAGGGCGACCTCAAGCTCACCCAGGAGGCTGTTGCCGATCTAGAGCGCAACAAGAAGGAACTGGAGCAGACCATCCAGCGCAAGGACAAGGAGCTATCCTCCATCACCGCCAAGCTCGAGGATGAGCAGGTCGTGGTTGGCAAGCACCAGCGCCAGATCAAGGAACTGCAGGCCCGCATTGAGGAGCTCGAGGAGGAGGTCGAGGCTGAGCGCCAGGCCCGCGCCAAGGCTGAGAAGCAGCGCGCCGATCTGGCCCGCGAGCTTGAGGAATTGGGCGAGCGTCTGGAGGAGGCTGGCGGTGCCACCTCTGCCCAGATTGAGCTCAACAAGAAGCGTGAGGCTGAGCTCAGCAAGCTCCGTCGCGATCTTGAGGAGGCCAACATCCAGCACGAGTCCACCCTGGCTAACCTGCGCAAGAAGCACAACGATGCCGTCGCCGAGATGGCCGAGCAGGTTGATCAGCTCAACAAGCTGAAGGCTAA GGCCGAGCACGATCGCCAGACTTGCCACAACGAGCTGAATCAGACTCGTACCGCCTGCGATCAGCTGGGTCGCGATAAG gcTGCCCAGGAGAAGATCGCCAAGCAGCTGCAGCACACCCTCAACGAAGTCCAGTCCAAATTGGATGAGACCAACAGGACTCTGAACGACTTCGATGCCAGCAAGAAGAAGCTGTCCATTGAGAACTCCGATCTGCTCCGCCAGCTGGAGGAGGCCGAGTCCCAGGTGTCTCAGCTGTCCAAGATCAAGATCTCCCTGACCACCCAGCTTGAGGATACCAAGCGTCTGGCCGATGAGGAGTCCCGCGAGCGCGCCACCCTTCTGGGCAAGTTCCGCAACCTGGAGCACGACCTGGACAACCTGCGCGAACAGGTTGAGGAGGAGGCTGAGGGCAAGGCTGATCTGCAGCGCCAGCTCAGCAAGGCCAACGCCGAGGCCCAGGTCTGGCGTAGCAAGTACGAGTCCGATGGTGTTGCCCGCTCtgaggagctggaggaggcCAAGAGGAAGCTGCAGGCCCGTCTCGCCGAGGCTGAGGAGACCATTGAGTCCCTCAACCAGAAGTGCATCGGCCTGGAGAAGACCAAGCAGCGCCTGTCCACCGAAGTGGAGGATCTGCAGCTGGAGGTCGACCGTGCCAACGCCATTGCCAACGCTGCCGAGAAGAAGCAGAAGGCCTTCGACAAGATCATCGGCGAGTGGAAGCTCAAGGTCGATGATTTGGCCGCTGAGCTGGATGCCTCCCAGAAGGAGTGCCGCAACTACTCCACCGAGCTGTTCCGTCTGAAGGGTGCCTACGAGGAGGGCCAGGAGCAGCTGGAGGCTGTGCGTCGTGAGAACAAGAACTTGGCTGATGAGGTCAAGGATCTGCTCGACCAGATCGGTGAGGGTGGCCGCAACATCCATGAGATCGAGAAGGCCCGCAAGCGCCTGGAGGCTGAGAAGGACGAGCTCCAGGCCGCCCTTGAGGAGGCTGAGGCTGCTCTTGAGCAGGAGGAGAACAAGGTGCTGCGCGCCCAGCTGGAGCTGTCCCAGGTCCGCCAGGAAATCGACCGCCGCATCCAGGAGAAGGAAGAGGAGTTCGAGAACACCCGCAAGAACCACCAGCGCGCCCTCGACTCCATGCAGGCTTCCCTTGAGGCTGAGGCCAAGGGCAAGGCTGAGGCCCTGCGCATGAAGAAGAAGCTGGAGGCTGACATCAACGAGCTGGAGATTGCTCTGGATCATGCCAACAAG GCTAACGCCGAGGCCCAGAAGAACATCAAGCGTTACCAGCAACAGCTTAAGGACATCCAGACCGCCCTCGAGGAGGAGCAGCGCGCCCGCGACGATGCCCGCGAACAGCTGGGTATCTCCGAGCGTCGTGCCAACGCCCTCCAGAACGAACTGGAGGAGTCGCGCACTCTGTTGGAGCAGGCCGACCGTGGCCGTCGCCAGGCCGAGCAGGAACTGGCCGATGCCCACGAGCAGTTGAACGAGGTTTCCGCCCAGAACGCCTCCATCTCCGCTGCCAAGAGGAAGCTGGAGTCTGAGCTGCAGACCCTGCACTCCGACCTGGACGAACTCTTGAACGAGGCCAAGAACTCCGAGGAGAAGGCCAAGAAGGCTATGGTTGATGCCGCCCGCCTGGCTGATGAGCTCCGCGCTGAGCAGGATCATGCCCAGACCCAGGAGAAATTGAGGAAGGCTTTGGAGCAGCAGATCAAGGAGCTCCAGGTCCGTCTCGACGAGGCCGAGGCCAACGCCCTCAAGGGAGGCAAGAAGGCCATCCAGAAGCTGGAGCAGCGCGTCCGCGAGCTCGAGAACGAGCTGGATGGTGAGCAGAGGCGACATGCCGATGCCCAGAAGAACTTGCGCAAGTCTGAGCGCCGCATCAAGGAGCTGAGCTTCCAGTCTGAGGAGGACCGCAAGAACCACGAACGCATGCAGGATCTGGTCGACAAGCTGCAACAGAAGATCAAGACATACAAGAGGCAGATCGAGGAGGCTGAGGAAATCGCTGCCCTCAACTTGGCCAAATTCCGCAAGGCTcagcaggagctggaggaggcTGAGGAGCGTGCCGATCTGGCCGAGCAGGCCATCAGCAAATTCCGCGCCAAGGGACGTGCCGGTTCTGTCGGTCGTGGTGCCAGCCCAGCG CCCCGTGCGACGTCCGTCAGGCCACAATTCGACGGATTGGCCTTCCCACCAAGATTCGACCTTGCTCCTGAAAACGAATTCTAA